From Scomber scombrus chromosome 13, fScoSco1.1, whole genome shotgun sequence, a single genomic window includes:
- the ftcdnl1 gene encoding formiminotransferase N-terminal subdomain-containing protein, translating into MASTSLGRRLVACLLNVSEARRKDLVETVAKAALYDSAGVRREETTVLNIFNDHDYNRSVITIVSPIDSIREAVLSACEKACGLFDMRTHTGVHPCMGAVDLVPIYPLGEEVGVEDCAEEARAVAQGLTERVRGTSVFLFGWADSPRQRGLAQRRKEMGWFKKTADMQEIRPDVGPLPQKRFGLTGVGASPYVMNCNVTIDTQDIAMGRSIAAAIRESTPGGLPGVQVLALPHDGAVEIACNVESVQGTPPSQMTAGQPWPAFTIGGQPYYHAPASLITARVSELAGRHGVSTKSTALVGFTPHQCRGLAELALSQGIAEYWKEQHKIHM; encoded by the exons atggcCTCCACCTCTCTGGGAAGACGACTGGTGGCCTGTCTGCTCAACGTTTCCGAGGCTCGCAGGAAAGATCTGGTGGAGACTGTCGCCAAAGCTGCTTTATATGACTCTGCAG GTGTCCGACGAGAGGAAACCACGGTGCTCAACATCTTCAACGACCACGACTACAACCGCTCTGTCATCACCATCGTGTCCCCCATCGACTCCATCA GGGAGGCGGTGCTGTCTGCATGCGAGAAGGCCTGCGGGCTGTTCGACATGCGCACTCACACCGGGGTTCACCCGTGTATGGGTGCTGTCGACCTCGTACCCATCTACCCCCtgggggaggaggtgggagtGGAGGACTGTGCTGAAGAGGCTCGGG CTGTGGCTCAGGGACTTACAGAACGGGTCCGAGGCACCAGTGTCTTCCTGTTCGGATGGGCAGACTCGCCCCGTCAGAGGGGGCTGGcgcagaggaggaaggagatggGCTGGTTCAAGAAGACAGCGGACATGCAGGAGATCAGGCCCGACGTGGGGCCTCTGCCGCAGAAACGATTCGGCCTCACAG GTGTCGGGGCCAGTCCGTACGTCATGAACTGCAACGTCACCATCGACACTCAGGATATCGCCATGGGACGCAGCATCGCCGCAGCCATCAGGGAGTCGACCCCTGGGGGCCTGCCGGGGGTGCAGGTGCTGGCTCTGCCACACGACGGCGCCGTGGAAATCGCCTGTAATGTGGAAAGCGTGCAGGGGACTCCACCTAGTCAGATGACTGCAGGTCAACCGTGGCCGGCTTTTACTATCGGAGGTCAGCCGTACTATCACGCTCCAGCTTCTCTCATCACGGCGAGGGTGTCGGAGCTCGCAGGGAGGCACGGCGTTAGCACGAAGAGCACCGCGCTGGTTGGGTTCACCCCCCATCAGTGCAGGGGTCTGGCAGAGTTGGCGCTCTCTCAGGGGATCGCTGAGTACTGGAAAGAGCAGCACAAGATTCATATGTGA
- the c13h2orf69 gene encoding mitochondrial protein C2orf69 homolog, producing the protein MTTVAATTSSNPRGLHASASRAAAPGSPQRRLQRLTAVPGSSPRRVNDLLLLLLPDKASPSAGYGAPDSPGNCSRNNRHAVFFHGDIQNFQEEMSVQPEGSQWLSWSLEQVALTLGQRFPDHHVWVVRASRMYLHKFSCYHNFVESNMFGAPEHSTSYSKDYGAFHHLRSLLSHAMERANLPNPLQPHGGADSVPSGFSLTLVGFSKGCVVLNQMVYELAGARSDPQMSHFVKSISDMFWLDGGHPGGSETWVTDKQVLKELAESGVTVHAHVTPYEVRDPMRAWVGREHGHFVKTLEEFGASPHQQMHFEDEPASIENHFRVIQEF; encoded by the exons ATGACCACCGTGGCAGCGACAACATCCTCCAACCCCCGGGGGTTGCATGCATCAGCCAGCCGGGCTGCAGCTCCTGGGAGCCCGCAGCGGAGGCTCCAGAGGCTGACGGCGGTGCCCGGATCCAGCCCGCGCCGAGTCAacgacctgctgctgctcctcctgcccGACAAAGCATCACCATCAGCGGGCTACGGAGCTCCAGATTCACCGGGCAACTGCAGCAGGAATAACAGGCATGCTGTGTTTTTCCACGGGGACATACAG aaCTTCCAGGAGGAGATGTCCGTGCAGCCGGAGGGGTCTCAGTGGCTCAGCTGGAGTCTGGAGCAGGTTGCCTTGACGCTGGGTCAACGTTTCCCCGACCATCACGTGTGGGTGGTCCGAGCCTCCAGAATGTACCTGCACAAGTTCAGCTGCTATCACAACTTTGTGGAGAGCAACATGTTCGGAGCGCCGGAGCACTCCACCTCGTACTCAAAGGACTACGGAGCGTTTCATCACCTCAG GTCTCTGCTGAGTCACGCTATGGAGCGAGCAAACCTCCCGAACCCCCTCCAACCTCACGGTGGCGCCGACAGCGTCCCGTCAGGCTTTTCTCTGACGCTGGTGGGCTTCAGCAAAGGCTGCGTGGTTCTGAACCAGATGGTGTACGAGCTGGCGGGGGCGCGCTCCGACCCCCAGATGTCCCACTTCGTGAAGAGCATCTCGGACATGTTCTGGCTGGACGGGGGTCACCCGGGCGGCAGCGAGACCTGGGTGACGGACAAGCAGGTGCTGAAGGAGCTGGCGGAGAGCGGGGTGACGGTGCACGCCCACGTCACTCCCTACGAGGTGCGCGACCCCATGCGGGCGTGGGTGGGGCGCGAGCACGGACACTTCGTCAAGACCCTGGAGGAGTTTGGGGCGTCTCCGCACCAGCAGATGCACTTCGAGGACGAGCCGGCGTCCATCGAGAACCACTTCAGGGTCATCCAGGAGTTTTGA